The following are from one region of the Streptococcus sp. 1643 genome:
- a CDS encoding ABC transporter substrate-binding protein has protein sequence MKKTLSILLVTVATLTMAACGNTTTEKATTQSSTETSQKASTETTYPLTVKTYDVKGNEVEQVFDKAPEKVITNNLSTTEILLELGLKDKIAGMLNPDNAVTDKYKDAIATIPQIGDKKTVSQETVLSYEPDAVMGRNMMFSEKSLGTVSTWNENKIPVYTQKASLSTIQQDLGNIVEDVKNLGMIFNVQDKANEYAAQLQAKIDAVKKANPTSQGEKKKALIMVAYNDETFGAYKSALQESLLNQLGYTNVATGTSGLTLENLVSMDPELIIYVTSDRNKKLDANAVELMKANEVLENVPAIKNQKIMTISYDELMDYGPAVIDSLEKINDFINK, from the coding sequence ATGAAAAAAACACTAAGCATTTTACTCGTAACAGTAGCTACCCTAACTATGGCAGCTTGTGGCAATACTACTACAGAAAAAGCTACCACACAGTCTAGCACAGAAACAAGTCAAAAGGCCAGCACAGAGACGACTTATCCGTTAACGGTTAAAACCTATGATGTTAAGGGAAATGAAGTCGAACAAGTCTTTGACAAGGCACCTGAAAAAGTTATCACCAACAATCTTTCAACAACTGAAATCTTATTGGAGTTAGGCTTGAAGGATAAAATTGCTGGCATGCTCAACCCTGACAATGCTGTAACAGACAAATACAAGGACGCGATTGCGACCATTCCTCAAATCGGTGATAAAAAAACAGTCTCTCAAGAGACAGTCCTTTCTTATGAGCCAGATGCGGTGATGGGTCGAAACATGATGTTTTCAGAAAAATCCTTGGGAACAGTTAGCACTTGGAATGAAAACAAAATCCCAGTCTATACGCAAAAAGCTTCTCTCTCAACGATTCAGCAAGATTTAGGAAATATCGTAGAAGATGTCAAAAATCTTGGAATGATTTTCAATGTTCAGGACAAGGCCAATGAATACGCAGCCCAATTACAAGCTAAAATTGACGCTGTTAAGAAAGCAAATCCAACAAGCCAAGGTGAAAAGAAAAAGGCTTTGATTATGGTTGCTTATAATGACGAAACCTTCGGTGCTTACAAGTCTGCTTTGCAAGAGAGCCTTCTAAATCAACTTGGTTATACCAACGTTGCAACGGGAACATCAGGTTTGACCTTGGAAAATCTCGTGTCAATGGATCCTGAGTTGATTATCTATGTAACCAGCGACCGCAATAAAAAATTGGATGCTAACGCAGTAGAGTTGATGAAGGCAAATGAAGTTTTGGAAAATGTTCCTGCTATTAAGAATCAAAAAATCATGACCATTTCTTACGATGAGTTAATGGACTATGGTCCAGCAGTGATTGATTCCCTTGAGAAAATCAATGACTTTATCAATAAATAA
- a CDS encoding ZmpA/ZmpB/ZmpC family metallo-endopeptidase, producing MKKFFGEKQHRFSLRKLAIGLVSASISSLFFVSIASSGTVFAQENVAVHYKYVTDTELSGQEKDLIVKDIPKIAEDSESTYYLVYRMDEKAQLGQLPNTGGQNSLTSVLSGGVLASIGFLIFVVSKKKGKKKAILKVVLITGMGSGLASSVQAIENQLLLQYNQEYQLSQGDSLPLPRALSGYTYLGYIKQDKEINQQETAARDQKLDYTVQPHFQANEGGQRAGDEQKAPSPTIPSQDSSDLKPSGLVSVDPQDEVLAGRVNKPELLYKDQEIVTKLGFSEVVQENSELTEGTIRVKQEGRAGKKIELVRIFTVENQEISREVLSTKVEEALPRIVEKGTKKAVAASEAPQPAKKGEPETQATLPEYTGEQAGAVVAPETAERPEYTGTQAGAVVEPEQVAPLPEYQGTQAGAIVEPEQVEPEVGGVQSGALVEPETAEKPAYTGEQSGAIVEPEQVPPTPEYTGTQAGAIVAPETTEKPEYTGTQSGAIVAPETTETPAYTGTQAGAIVEPEQVAPLPEYTGNTGQVKPEAPTEKPKEKDPEKTLELRNVSDLELYSQTNGTYKQHISLDGVPSNPDTYFVKVKSSLFKDVYLPVASITAETKDGQPVYKITAKAEKLQQELENKYVDNFSFYLAKKATEETTTFTSFSNLVKAINQNLSGIYHLAASLNANEVELGPDEKSYIKGTFTGQLIGEKDGKQYAIYNLKKPLFETLSSATVEKLSLKNVSISGKDDIGSLAYKAQNGTKIKQVHVDGVLAGERGIGGLLAKAEQSSITESSFKGRIINTYETTAAYNIGGLVGHFTGNKALLTKSKATVVISSNTNSSDQTVGGLAGLVDQDAQIQDSYVEGDINNAKHFGRVAGVAGYLWDRTSNLEKHAGSLTNVLSDVNVTNGNAITGYHYNGMKVKDTFSSKANRVYNVTLVKDEVVNKESFEERGTMLDASQIESKKAAINPLTLPTVEPLSTSGKKDSDFSKVAHYQAKRALAYKNIEKLLPFYNKATIVKYGNLVKESSSLYQKELLSAVMMKDNQVITDIVSNKQTANKLLLHYKDHSSEKIDLKYQADFAKLAEYSLGNTGLLYTPNQFLYDQSSIIKQVLPDLQNVDYHSEGIRKTLGISPNVKQTELYLEDQFAKTKQHLEDSLKKLLSADAGLAGDNPVTIGYLVDKIKRNKEALLLGLTYLERWYNFSYGQVNIKDLVLYHLDFFGKGNASPLDTLIELGKSGFNNLLAKNNVDTYGISLANNHGTTDLFSTLENYRKVFLPNTSNNDWFKSETKAYIVEEKSTIEEVKTKQGQAGTKYSIGVYDRITSATWKYRNMVLPLLTLPEKSVFVISTMSSLGFGAYDRYRNSEYQAGKALNDFVEENARETAKRQRDHYDYWYRILDEQSREKLYRTILLYDAYKFGDDTTSGKATVEAKFDSSNPAMKNFFGPVGNKVVHNQHGAYATGDGVYYMSYRMLDKDGAVTYTHEMTHDSDQDIYLGGYGRRSGLGPEFFAKGLLQAPDQPSDATLTINSILRHSKSDSAGGSRLQVLDPTERFQNAADLQNYVHNMFDLIYMLEYLEGQSIVNKLNVYQKMAALRKIENKYVKDPADGNEVYATNVVKELTEAEARNLNSFESLIDHNILSSREYQSGDYERNGYYTIKLFAPIFSALSSEKGTPGDLMGRRIAYELLAAKGFKDGMVPYISNQYEEVAKQKGKTINLYGKERGLVTDDLVLNKVFEGKYTSWAAFKKAMYKERVDQFENLKQVTFKDPTKPWPSYTTETINQVSELQALMDQAVLKDAVSPRWSNYNPEYDSAVHKLKRAIFKAYLDQTNDFRTSIFKK from the coding sequence ATGAAAAAGTTTTTTGGAGAGAAACAGCATCGTTTCTCCTTACGAAAATTAGCAATTGGACTTGTGTCAGCTTCGATTTCAAGTCTATTTTTTGTGTCCATTGCGAGTAGTGGAACCGTATTTGCCCAAGAAAATGTAGCTGTTCACTACAAATATGTGACGGATACGGAGCTGAGTGGGCAAGAAAAAGACTTGATTGTCAAGGATATTCCTAAAATTGCGGAAGATAGTGAGAGCACCTATTATCTAGTCTACCGTATGGATGAGAAAGCCCAGCTGGGTCAGTTGCCCAATACAGGTGGGCAGAATAGCCTTACTAGCGTTTTATCAGGTGGAGTTCTGGCTTCGATTGGTTTCCTTATTTTTGTCGTATCGAAAAAGAAAGGCAAAAAGAAAGCTATCTTGAAAGTTGTCTTGATAACAGGGATGGGCAGTGGTTTGGCTTCTTCAGTTCAGGCTATTGAAAATCAACTTTTGCTCCAGTACAATCAGGAATACCAATTATCCCAAGGAGATAGTCTGCCTTTGCCACGTGCCTTATCAGGTTATACTTATCTAGGCTATATTAAGCAAGACAAAGAGATTAATCAGCAAGAAACTGCTGCTAGGGATCAGAAACTTGACTACACGGTTCAACCTCATTTCCAAGCCAACGAAGGTGGACAAAGGGCAGGAGATGAGCAGAAAGCTCCGTCTCCTACAATCCCTTCTCAAGATTCATCCGATCTAAAACCGTCTGGTCTTGTTAGTGTGGATCCTCAGGATGAAGTCTTGGCTGGTCGCGTGAATAAACCAGAACTCCTATACAAGGACCAAGAAATTGTAACCAAACTAGGCTTTTCAGAAGTGGTTCAAGAAAATTCAGAACTAACAGAGGGAACCATTCGTGTCAAACAAGAAGGTCGTGCTGGGAAGAAGATTGAGCTTGTTCGCATTTTCACGGTTGAAAACCAAGAAATTTCTAGGGAAGTTCTATCAACTAAAGTAGAAGAAGCCTTGCCACGTATAGTAGAGAAAGGGACTAAGAAGGCAGTTGCTGCAAGTGAAGCACCTCAGCCTGCAAAAAAAGGAGAGCCTGAGACTCAGGCTACATTACCAGAATATACAGGAGAGCAAGCGGGAGCGGTTGTAGCCCCAGAGACAGCTGAAAGACCAGAATATACAGGCACCCAAGCAGGAGCAGTTGTTGAACCCGAGCAAGTCGCTCCGCTACCTGAGTATCAGGGAACCCAAGCTGGTGCCATCGTTGAACCGGAACAAGTTGAGCCAGAGGTTGGGGGTGTCCAGTCAGGAGCTTTGGTGGAACCAGAAACAGCTGAGAAACCAGCCTATACAGGCGAGCAGTCTGGAGCAATCGTAGAGCCTGAACAGGTGCCACCAACACCAGAATATACAGGAACTCAAGCAGGAGCGATTGTAGCTCCTGAAACAACTGAAAAACCAGAGTATACAGGCACTCAATCAGGTGCAATAGTAGCCCCAGAGACAACTGAAACACCAGCCTATACAGGCACTCAAGCAGGAGCCATTGTGGAACCGGAACAAGTCGCTCCTCTTCCAGAATATACTGGCAATACCGGGCAAGTAAAACCGGAAGCTCCGACAGAAAAACCAAAAGAAAAAGATCCAGAAAAAACACTTGAATTAAGAAATGTTTCGGATCTGGAGTTGTATAGTCAGACCAATGGCACTTACAAACAACACATTTCTTTAGACGGTGTTCCAAGTAATCCAGACACTTACTTTGTCAAGGTTAAATCTTCGTTGTTTAAAGATGTCTATCTACCAGTCGCTTCAATAACGGCTGAAACGAAAGATGGGCAGCCAGTTTATAAAATCACAGCCAAGGCTGAGAAACTCCAGCAAGAGCTAGAAAATAAATATGTCGATAATTTCAGCTTCTACCTAGCTAAGAAGGCTACAGAGGAAACGACAACCTTTACTTCCTTTAGCAACCTCGTCAAAGCTATCAACCAGAATCTTTCTGGAATCTATCATTTAGCAGCTAGCTTGAACGCCAACGAAGTGGAGTTGGGTCCTGATGAAAAGTCCTACATCAAGGGCACCTTTACTGGTCAGTTGATCGGTGAAAAAGATGGCAAGCAGTATGCTATTTACAACTTGAAAAAGCCTCTGTTCGAAACCTTGAGTAGTGCCACAGTAGAAAAATTGAGTCTGAAAAATGTCTCTATTTCAGGGAAAGATGATATCGGTTCACTAGCATATAAAGCTCAGAATGGCACAAAGATTAAACAAGTTCACGTTGATGGTGTTCTCGCCGGTGAACGTGGTATCGGTGGTTTGCTGGCAAAGGCTGAGCAATCAAGCATCACAGAGAGCAGTTTCAAGGGAAGAATTATCAACACTTATGAAACGACTGCTGCCTACAATATCGGTGGTCTGGTCGGACATTTTACAGGAAACAAGGCTTTACTTACCAAGTCAAAAGCGACAGTAGTCATTTCATCCAACACAAATAGTTCAGATCAGACTGTGGGGGGTCTTGCAGGTCTAGTAGATCAGGATGCACAAATCCAAGATAGCTATGTTGAAGGCGATATTAACAATGCCAAGCACTTTGGTAGAGTCGCGGGAGTAGCAGGCTATTTGTGGGACCGAACTTCTAATCTAGAAAAGCATGCTGGAAGCTTGACCAATGTTCTCAGCGATGTCAATGTAACCAACGGAAATGCCATTACCGGTTACCACTATAATGGAATGAAGGTGAAGGACACATTCAGCAGCAAGGCAAACAGAGTCTACAATGTCACCTTAGTCAAGGATGAGGTCGTCAACAAGGAATCCTTTGAAGAAAGAGGAACAATGCTAGATGCTTCCCAGATTGAAAGCAAGAAAGCAGCCATCAATCCTCTCACTCTACCAACAGTGGAGCCCCTCTCAACAAGTGGCAAAAAAGACAGTGACTTTTCTAAGGTGGCCCATTATCAAGCTAAGCGAGCTTTGGCTTATAAGAACATTGAAAAATTGTTACCTTTCTACAATAAGGCAACCATCGTCAAATATGGAAATCTAGTAAAAGAAAGCAGTAGCTTATATCAAAAAGAACTCTTGTCAGCAGTTATGATGAAGGATAACCAAGTCATCACAGACATTGTTTCAAACAAACAGACTGCAAACAAACTCTTGCTTCACTACAAGGACCATTCATCTGAGAAAATCGATCTCAAGTACCAGGCTGATTTTGCCAAATTAGCAGAATATAGTTTAGGCAATACGGGTCTTCTCTATACGCCAAACCAATTCTTGTATGACCAAAGCTCTATCATCAAGCAAGTCTTACCTGACTTACAAAATGTTGATTACCACTCAGAAGGAATTAGAAAGACACTTGGTATTTCTCCAAACGTCAAGCAGACTGAGCTCTATCTAGAAGACCAGTTCGCCAAAACAAAACAACATCTGGAAGACAGTTTGAAGAAACTCTTGTCAGCAGATGCCGGACTGGCTGGTGACAACCCAGTTACCATAGGCTATCTTGTAGATAAAATCAAGCGCAACAAAGAAGCCTTGCTACTTGGTTTGACATATCTGGAGCGTTGGTACAACTTCAGCTATGGTCAGGTGAATATTAAAGACTTGGTCTTGTACCACCTGGACTTCTTTGGTAAGGGAAATGCTTCACCACTAGATACTCTGATTGAGTTAGGTAAATCTGGCTTTAACAACCTTCTAGCTAAGAATAATGTTGATACTTATGGCATCAGTCTTGCCAACAATCATGGAACGACAGATTTGTTTAGCACGCTAGAAAATTACCGAAAAGTCTTTTTACCAAATACAAGTAACAATGACTGGTTTAAATCAGAGACCAAGGCTTACATTGTCGAAGAAAAATCCACTATCGAAGAGGTGAAAACGAAGCAAGGACAAGCTGGCACCAAGTATTCTATCGGTGTTTATGACCGCATTACTAGTGCCACATGGAAATACCGCAATATGGTCTTGCCTCTCTTAACCTTGCCAGAGAAATCAGTCTTTGTCATCTCAACTATGTCTAGTCTAGGATTTGGAGCTTATGATCGCTACCGCAATAGCGAGTATCAAGCGGGCAAGGCTCTCAATGATTTTGTTGAAGAAAATGCGCGTGAAACAGCCAAACGTCAGCGAGATCACTACGATTATTGGTATCGCATTTTAGATGAACAGTCACGTGAAAAACTCTATCGTACCATCTTGCTTTATGATGCTTATAAGTTTGGCGATGACACAACCTCTGGAAAAGCTACAGTGGAGGCTAAGTTTGATAGTTCCAATCCAGCCATGAAGAACTTCTTTGGCCCAGTTGGCAATAAGGTAGTACACAACCAGCATGGAGCCTACGCTACAGGGGATGGCGTCTACTATATGTCTTACCGTATGCTGGACAAGGATGGAGCCGTTACATATACCCATGAGATGACCCATGATTCGGATCAGGATATTTACCTTGGCGGCTATGGTCGAAGAAGCGGCTTGGGACCAGAGTTCTTTGCAAAAGGCTTATTGCAAGCGCCTGACCAACCGAGTGACGCAACCCTTACCATCAATTCTATCTTGAGACACTCAAAATCAGATAGTGCAGGTGGTTCCCGTTTGCAAGTCTTGGATCCGACAGAAAGATTCCAAAACGCAGCAGATCTTCAGAACTATGTCCATAACATGTTTGACCTCATCTACATGCTGGAATATCTCGAAGGGCAGTCAATTGTTAACAAACTGAATGTTTACCAGAAAATGGCGGCTCTCAGAAAGATTGAGAACAAGTATGTGAAAGATCCAGCAGATGGAAATGAGGTTTATGCCACTAACGTAGTCAAAGAATTGACAGAAGCAGAGGCTCGAAACCTGAATAGTTTTGAAAGTTTGATTGACCATAACATCTTGTCATCTCGTGAGTACCAGTCTGGTGACTATGAACGAAATGGATACTATACGATCAAACTCTTTGCCCCAATCTTTTCTGCTCTCAGCAGTGAGAAAGGCACGCCAGGGGACCTTATGGGACGCCGGATCGCTTACGAACTTTTGGCTGCCAAAGGCTTTAAGGATGGAATGGTACCTTATATCTCCAACCAATACGAAGAAGTTGCCAAACAAAAAGGTAAAACCATCAATCTCTATGGTAAAGAACGCGGATTGGTGACAGATGATCTTGTATTGAATAAGGTGTTTGAAGGCAAGTATACATCTTGGGCTGCCTTTAAGAAAGCCATGTATAAAGAACGTGTGGATCAGTTTGAAAACTTGAAACAAGTGACCTTTAAAGATCCGACAAAACCATGGCCAAGCTATACGACAGAGACCATCAATCAAGTGAGTGAATTGCAAGCCCTCATGGATCAAGCTGTTCTCAAGGATGCTGTAAGTCCTCGTTGGAGCAACTATAATCCAGAGTATGACAGTGCCGTTCATAAGTTGAAGAGAGCAATCTTTAAAGCTTATCTTGACCAAACAAACGACTTCAGAACCTCTATTTTTAAGAAATAA
- a CDS encoding alpha/beta hydrolase-fold protein, translated as MTLSINNEFDWEGIQVKVSLPSTYDPNQTYPAVLLNDGNLDFLSSLSESVILVGLTSKNRLDDYTPWKASALRDGALDFGGQANAYHDHLFGSLLDKLQSLYRLDKNRLAYGGYSLGGLAAVYSLFHFDKVSCIFSICGSFWYPDFTTYCREEKVKNLDCLLYLQNGQTEGAHHTNRLGQAPAYAEQIHTSLQKRYLTGQFVFDPYGHHEQVAERFLAFSNWLSQKWKIE; from the coding sequence ATGACTTTATCAATAAATAATGAGTTTGACTGGGAAGGGATCCAAGTCAAGGTCAGCCTTCCTTCGACTTATGATCCCAACCAAACCTATCCAGCTGTTCTCTTGAATGATGGAAACTTGGATTTTCTATCTTCCCTTTCAGAATCTGTGATTTTAGTGGGCTTGACCTCTAAAAATCGCCTAGATGACTACACTCCATGGAAGGCATCTGCTCTGAGAGATGGGGCTCTGGATTTTGGGGGTCAGGCAAATGCCTATCATGATCATTTATTTGGTAGTCTTTTAGACAAGCTGCAGTCGCTTTATCGTCTGGACAAAAATCGCCTTGCTTATGGGGGTTACTCACTAGGTGGTTTGGCGGCTGTATACAGTCTTTTCCATTTTGATAAGGTCTCCTGTATCTTCTCTATCTGTGGTTCCTTTTGGTACCCTGATTTTACGACTTATTGCAGGGAAGAAAAGGTGAAAAATTTAGATTGTTTGCTGTATTTACAGAATGGCCAAACAGAAGGAGCCCATCATACCAATCGCTTGGGTCAAGCACCAGCCTATGCTGAGCAGATCCATACCAGTCTTCAGAAACGTTATCTGACTGGGCAGTTTGTTTTTGATCCTTATGGGCATCATGAGCAAGTGGCTGAGCGATTTCTAGCCTTTTCCAACTGGTTGTCCCAAAAATGGAAAATCGAATAA
- a CDS encoding phosphoglycerate mutase, whose amino-acid sequence MVKLVFARHGESEWNKANLFTGWADVDLSEKGTQQAIDAGKLIKEAGIEFDQAYTSVLKRAIKTTNLALEASDQLWVPVEKSWRLNERHYGGLTGKNKAEAAEQFGDEQVHIWRRSYDVLPPNMDRDDEHSAHTDRRYASLDDSVIPDAENLKVTLERALPFWEDKIAPALKDGKNVFVGAHGNSIRALVKHIKRLSDDEIMDVEIPNFPPLVFEFDEKLNVVSEYYLGK is encoded by the coding sequence ATGGTAAAATTGGTTTTTGCTCGCCACGGTGAGTCTGAATGGAACAAAGCTAACCTTTTCACTGGTTGGGCTGATGTTGATTTGTCTGAAAAAGGTACACAACAAGCGATTGACGCTGGTAAATTGATCAAAGAAGCTGGTATCGAATTTGACCAAGCTTACACTTCAGTATTGAAACGTGCGATCAAAACAACAAACTTAGCTCTTGAAGCTTCTGACCAATTGTGGGTTCCAGTTGAAAAATCATGGCGCTTGAACGAACGTCACTACGGTGGTTTGACTGGTAAAAACAAGGCTGAAGCTGCGGAACAATTTGGTGATGAGCAAGTTCACATCTGGCGTCGTTCATACGATGTATTGCCTCCAAACATGGATCGTGATGATGAGCATTCAGCACACACTGACCGTCGTTACGCTTCACTTGACGACTCAGTTATCCCAGATGCTGAAAACTTGAAAGTGACTTTGGAACGTGCCCTTCCATTCTGGGAAGACAAAATCGCTCCAGCACTTAAAGATGGTAAAAACGTATTCGTAGGAGCTCACGGTAACTCAATCCGTGCCCTTGTAAAACACATCAAACGCTTGTCAGATGACGAAATCATGGACGTGGAAATCCCTAACTTCCCACCATTGGTATTCGAATTCGACGAAAAATTGAACGTAGTTTCTGAATACTACCTTGGAAAATAA
- a CDS encoding 1-acyl-sn-glycerol-3-phosphate acyltransferase, translating to MFYTYLRGLVMLILWSINGNAHYHNTDKIPSRDENYILVAPHRTWWDPVYMAFATKPKQFIFMAKKELFNNRIFGWWIRMCGAFPIDREKPNASAIKYPINVLKKSDRSLIMFPSGSRHSNDVKGGVALIAKMAKVRIMPVTYTGPMTLKGLISRERVDMNFGNPIDISDIKKMNDEGIEMVADRIQAEFQRLDEETKQWHNDQKPNPLWWFVRIPALILAVFVGILTIIFSFIASFIWNPDKKRETLG from the coding sequence ATGTTTTATACTTATTTGCGTGGACTAGTCATGCTGATCTTGTGGTCCATCAATGGCAATGCCCACTATCACAATACTGATAAAATCCCTAGCCGAGACGAAAACTATATCCTCGTCGCACCTCACCGTACCTGGTGGGATCCTGTTTACATGGCCTTTGCGACCAAGCCAAAACAGTTCATCTTTATGGCCAAAAAAGAGCTGTTTAACAACCGTATCTTTGGCTGGTGGATCCGTATGTGTGGCGCCTTTCCTATCGACCGAGAAAAACCTAATGCCTCTGCCATCAAGTACCCTATCAACGTCCTCAAAAAAAGCGACCGCTCTCTCATCATGTTTCCAAGTGGGAGCCGTCACTCAAATGATGTCAAGGGTGGAGTAGCCTTGATTGCTAAAATGGCTAAGGTTCGTATCATGCCGGTTACCTACACCGGTCCCATGACCTTGAAAGGCTTGATTAGCCGTGAACGTGTGGATATGAACTTTGGAAATCCTATCGATATCTCAGACATTAAGAAAATGAATGATGAAGGGATTGAAATGGTTGCAGACCGTATCCAAGCAGAATTCCAACGTTTGGACGAAGAAACCAAGCAATGGCACAATGATCAAAAACCAAACCCACTCTGGTGGTTTGTCCGCATCCCTGCCCTTATCCTTGCAGTGTTTGTTGGTATCCTAACGATTATCTTTAGCTTTATCGCAAGCTTTATCTGGAATCCAGATAAGAAGAGAGAGACTCTTGGTTAA
- a CDS encoding ABC transporter ATP-binding protein: MDLICQDVHFGLGEKKILKGVSLKVEGHQFHTILGPNGSGKTSLLKLLYRQEKADKGLIRLDGKPLEHWSLKETAKQMAVVTQFNQLQFDCTVEEIVLLGRTPHLSFLQKEKERDYALVQDALVKVDMLEKKTRLYSSLSGGEKQRVLLARALAQEPTLLLLDEPTNHLDIKYQLDLLAIVKNLKVNVLAVLHDIQLACRYSDYLYLMKEGEILYQGTPKETITPESLQTVYGVQSQVTWTEDQQAMIHYL; encoded by the coding sequence ATGGACTTGATTTGTCAGGATGTCCACTTTGGACTAGGAGAGAAAAAAATCCTCAAAGGAGTTTCTCTTAAGGTTGAGGGGCATCAATTTCACACGATATTAGGGCCAAATGGAAGTGGGAAAACCAGTCTGCTTAAACTCCTCTATCGTCAGGAAAAGGCGGACAAAGGTTTGATAAGACTAGATGGAAAGCCACTGGAGCATTGGTCACTCAAAGAAACGGCTAAGCAGATGGCAGTTGTTACCCAGTTTAATCAATTGCAGTTTGATTGTACAGTTGAGGAAATCGTCTTGCTGGGAAGAACTCCCCACCTCTCTTTTTTACAGAAGGAAAAGGAAAGGGATTATGCCCTCGTTCAAGATGCTCTCGTCAAGGTGGATATGCTTGAGAAGAAAACTCGTCTCTATTCGTCTCTTTCAGGTGGGGAGAAACAGCGAGTCTTATTAGCACGCGCCTTGGCGCAAGAACCGACTCTCTTGCTCCTGGATGAACCTACCAATCACCTGGATATCAAGTACCAGTTAGACTTGTTGGCCATTGTGAAGAATCTCAAGGTCAATGTTCTAGCTGTCCTACATGATATTCAACTTGCTTGTCGCTATTCGGATTATCTCTATCTGATGAAAGAGGGAGAAATCCTTTACCAAGGAACTCCAAAGGAGACCATCACCCCTGAGTCATTGCAAACTGTATACGGAGTTCAAAGTCAGGTTACTTGGACCGAGGATCAGCAAGCTATGATTCACTATTTATAA
- a CDS encoding iron ABC transporter permease, with the protein MLSKFSGSRWDLQFVLLLGILLAVLGISLFLAVSMGSVAIDLGDTYRIILSRLGFPLEIGEVSKSTLAIVWNMRFPRVLLGLIVGAGLSMCGSVMQSTVNNPIAEPYVLGISAGATLGATLSIILGLKVVISLGAFLGAILATIAVLIIASMQGRMTTSSLILSGTVVNALFLAFSNFIISVGANADSVMTIKFWTMGSLAGTSWSDLVLPTIVVGMAFLFFATQYRVFNAMMMGDETALTLGIPLRFYWYLYVTMVAVLTAVLVATCGIIGFVGLITPHLARGLVGTNYKRLFPVATLLGALFVIWADVLSRIIIPNAELPIGIFTALVGAPFFIYIVGGRRREVRA; encoded by the coding sequence ATGCTTTCCAAATTTTCTGGAAGCCGATGGGACCTGCAATTTGTGTTACTTTTAGGTATTTTGCTAGCTGTTTTAGGGATTTCCCTTTTTCTAGCAGTTTCTATGGGATCCGTTGCGATTGATCTAGGAGATACCTATCGGATTATTTTGAGCAGGTTGGGTTTTCCTCTTGAGATAGGAGAGGTTTCCAAGTCCACTCTTGCCATTGTATGGAACATGAGATTCCCCCGAGTATTGTTAGGTCTGATAGTAGGGGCTGGTCTTTCTATGTGTGGTAGCGTGATGCAGTCCACAGTGAACAACCCCATCGCAGAGCCTTATGTCTTAGGAATCTCTGCGGGTGCAACTTTGGGTGCAACTTTGAGCATCATTCTTGGTTTAAAAGTGGTGATTAGCCTTGGAGCTTTTCTTGGAGCTATCTTGGCAACAATTGCTGTCCTTATCATTGCCTCTATGCAGGGCAGGATGACGACTTCTAGTCTGATCTTATCAGGAACGGTGGTCAATGCTCTCTTTCTGGCATTTTCCAACTTTATTATCTCAGTTGGCGCTAATGCGGACAGTGTGATGACCATTAAGTTTTGGACCATGGGCTCGCTTGCTGGGACTTCCTGGTCTGACTTAGTCTTGCCAACTATAGTAGTAGGAATGGCCTTTCTATTTTTCGCTACCCAGTATCGTGTTTTTAATGCGATGATGATGGGAGATGAGACTGCTTTAACTTTAGGGATTCCTTTACGCTTTTATTGGTATCTTTATGTAACAATGGTGGCTGTGCTGACAGCTGTCTTAGTGGCAACCTGTGGGATTATTGGATTTGTCGGTCTGATTACTCCACATTTAGCTCGAGGGTTAGTAGGAACGAATTACAAGAGGCTTTTTCCCGTTGCGACCTTACTGGGTGCCCTCTTTGTCATCTGGGCAGATGTACTCTCTCGTATCATCATTCCAAACGCTGAGTTGCCGATTGGCATTTTCACAGCCTTAGTAGGTGCTCCCTTCTTTATCTACATTGTTGGAGGAAGGCGAAGGGAGGTGAGGGCCTGA
- the rpsO gene encoding 30S ribosomal protein S15, whose translation MAISKEKKNEIIAQYARHEGDTGSVEVQVAVLTWEINHLNEHIKQHKKDHATYRGLMKKIGRRRNLLAYLRKNDVNRYRELINSLGLRR comes from the coding sequence ATGGCAATCTCAAAAGAGAAAAAAAATGAAATCATCGCACAATATGCACGTCACGAAGGTGATACAGGTTCAGTAGAGGTTCAAGTTGCTGTCCTTACTTGGGAAATCAACCACCTTAACGAACACATCAAACAACACAAAAAAGACCACGCTACTTACCGTGGATTGATGAAGAAAATCGGTCGCCGTCGTAACTTGCTTGCATACTTGCGTAAAAACGACGTTAACCGTTACCGTGAGTTAATCAACTCTCTAGGACTTCGTCGCTAA